One Panthera leo isolate Ple1 chromosome B1, P.leo_Ple1_pat1.1, whole genome shotgun sequence DNA window includes the following coding sequences:
- the LOC122216964 gene encoding calmodulin-like: MADQLTEDQIAELKEAFSLFDKDGGGAVRTRKFGTVVRSLGQNPTEDELQDMINKVDADNDGTIEFPEFLTMTARKMKESDSKEEIQKAFRVFDKDINGHISAAELCHVMTNLGEKLTDEEVGEMIREADIDGDGQVNYEEFV, translated from the coding sequence ATGGCTGATCAGCTGACAGAAGACCAGATTGCTGAGCTCAAGGAAGCTTTCTCTCTATTTGACAAAGATGGTGGTGGCGCTGTCAGAACAAGGAAATTTGGAACTGTCGTGAGGTCACTGGGTCAGAACCCAACAGAAGACGAATTGCAGGATATGATCAACAAGGTAGATGCGGACAATGATGGCACCATTGAGTTCCCAGAGTTTTTGACTATGACagctagaaaaatgaaagaatcagaTAGTAAAGAAGAAATTCAGAAGGCATTCCGAGTCTTTGACAAGGATATCAATGGTCACATCAGTGCGGCAGAACTATGTCATGTCATGACAAACTTAGGAGAAAAACTAACAGATGAAGAAGTAGGTGAAATGATCAGGGAAGCAGATATTGATGGAGATGGACAAGTCAACTATGAAGAATTTGTGtag